The window gtaatttcttaaaagttataaaataaataataaaataacctaataaaacatcaatattttcttattttaagaaaactcAGTCTTGAAAACGTATGCTGGAACATATAAAGTCAATATTTTTGCCATaaagacacagaaaagaaaaatggaaggaatctATTATAAGAAttgttttcccagaattttctcaatttcccaatatttaaatttctattttgaattttcttataaCCTACATggttttctcttaaaattttaaattcctatttttttcccttaggaaatttttttcttagaaattttatACATCAATCCTCTTCCCAGTTCCAAATCTTTggacataaaaaaaattttctttccccttgatataaatttttttctcctcatttggGGGATTAGTGAAAATATTTCTTGGGAGTGATGGCACATGAGCATTATGTGCCATTTGTAAGCCTCTATACTATCCTGTCATTATAAACCAAAAAATGTGTCTTCAGCTCCTGACTGACTCCTGGATTTCTGGGAACCTAGTTCCAATAGTATTGACATATCAGATCTTCTCTTTGCCCTTTTGTTGTTCTAATAAACTCAACCATGTTTTCTGTGATATTCCCCATTACAAAACTGGCATGTGGAACCCGAATTTTCTGTCTACTGATGCTGTGTCATTTGCcttgtttccctttcttttgattattgGGTCATATCTCAAAATCATTGCCAATATTGTAAAGCCCCCAACAACCACAAAGAGAGATgcaaaatttttctccatttattttctccatctcattGTTGTAGCCTTATTCTATAAGTTtagcattattatatatttgagacCCAAGTCCAGCTCTTTAGTTTTTCCTATTCCCCATTGTGACTCCAGTATTTAGTCTTTTGctatattgactaagaaataaggATGTTATGCACTGCAAGCAAAAAATTTACTTACTAAATGATtaggatcaagaaaaaaaaatgaactactGAGAAATTCTTTCCCTTGCATTTATTCTATAAATCCTACACAAATCTAACTGTTCATGTTTCCTGTctacatttaattaatttcattttaaatcctTTAGAAACTGTTTCCCATTTCTAGAATTATGTCAATAGAGTCTATATATCATTTGAAGATAAGATGATTCCATTTGAAAAATTCAAGTGATGGCTCTTTTTCtcttaaacttaaaagtatatagTGAGCCAATTGCCCTAATaaggaagattaaaataaaagaatatatgcaATAAAGAGAAGATTGAAACCATTGAAAAGTTAGACTTGAAGATTTATGACTTCACTAGATCAATTATTTTGTCATATTGTTTCTTGTTGAATCTAACAATTTAGATCTGTGCACTTCCTATGCCATTTTGTTTTGTGCCCTTCGTTAAGTTTTCCATAAAATTCCCACAAAATTTACTAGGGACTTTCTTCAATTACCTTCAGCTTCACAAAAATATTCAATGGAAAACCTTTCTATAATTTATCACGTTGTTTTTTCTATGACTAGGCCATCATTTAAAACACATAATTCTTAAATAATGTTACATAACTTCTTTTGTTTAATCTTTTATTTGCAAGGTGATATGATCTCTCCatttctaaaggggaaaaaaatctcaatgaAATAAGTATATTGAATTAAGAAAAAGACTTGTAAAGGATAGAGGTAAAGTAATTGAATTTCAAAGTTGAAGTAAAATATAGAAGGGATTGAGGGGATTTAtagaattcataaaaataataaatagggaGAACTGATTCTAAAAGATAGgtaaaaaaatgatatttgtttAAGGTGGGGAGAGGATAGAACTGGTATAAAAGTGATCTAATCATTCCAAATTTACATGTCTAATAATGGTGTTGTTGATACAAAGATACCAGGAAGAGGAAATATGATATAATGTACAGAAAACATATGTTGGAGATGTATAATGTTCCAAATTAATACAGACAGTCCAGAAATCTTCTctgaatcaattaatcaatctaaCTTTATaatgaatatacaaaaagaaaaaaagtatgtatattAATAATGCTAAAcaaagaattatatattatataccttCTATGTGTTTTCCTCAAAGGTTTGATTTAGTCACACCATATAAAGTCTGGTGTGCTGGTTTATTATTCTTCTCTAAACATTATGACTTATAATACGATTTCTGGTTCATTAAAATAAAGGCCTAATGATCAGTTGATTCTATTTCTGAATTTGTATTAAGGTTGTTGCTGTTTGCCCTAGCATATGATCCATATTTTAAAGGTACTGTATGTTATTTAACATAGATATGGtccttataatttcatttgagaataaccaatgatttatcatcatcatcttttaaaattttttttttcaggttaaaaGCATATTCTATATTTGTCTAAGTGAGAAAAGACAAATTAAGTTAATCtatcatatataaatttacatatagatgtatatgtcaaactcaaattttacaaaatgatataataaagatATGTATTTATACTCTTACAAGTAttatacacataattatatatgtaatattttatgtttattatgtgtttacatatatatatgtgtatatatatatatatatatatatatatatatatatcaatgtatgtgtgtgtgtttgtatgtataacACATTTCTGGAATGATATTGTAAAGACTTCAAGACTTTAAGAATGCCAATCACTATTTTTAGAAGTCTTTTACCCTTAAGACTGGACCTGATTTGCATGTGCATAGCTCCATTATAGAAATGGAGAACAGGTATCAACAGATTTTAGAGTCTGCTGACCCCAATCATTATTTCCAAAAACcaaaatctgttaaaaaaaatagaaaataaagaaaaacacatcCAAAGGATGTTTGAATAAGTCAGTGTATAAAATCCCACAATTGCCtacttgaaatatttctttcctggtatgtgtatatatgtgtgtgtgtgtgtgtgtgtgtgtgtttgtgtgtgtgtatacattttatCTGTGTATCTAGGTAtctgcatgtatatacacatacatgtatgtgtatatgtatgtacatgtacaaatacacatgcatatatctatatttctatctatgtctatctatgtatccctctacacacaaaaatatataaaaatatcaatacattattgattgattgatttctttgtttatttatttgtgatgGACTCAAAAATTTAGTATACTGAAATCTGTTCTCTTATCATTGGAACATGGTGAAAATCTGGGCTTTTATCTCAGTTGTTTGCAAGctactcttctttctctttttgatgcTATGAGTTTCTTCCTTGCCCTATTCCCTGTGTGTTGGTGCCTCCCCATGagtaatacaaaattaaaaataactcatttcaatataatttttcagcatccATTAACCCTggcataatatatttttcttttaatttctctttctgcaATACAAGTAAattcaacaaaatataaattggtttttcttgttgttgttctctggtcatattcaattcttcatTATCCTATTTGGATTTTGCTTGACAAAAACACtagaatggtttatcatttctttctccagttcattttgagGAAGAATAAGGTGAGGTATATAGAACTTTATGAGTTGCTCAGCAttacacagcaagtaaatgtgtgaggccagatttaaactctagATGATGGGTTTTCCTTATTCCACTCCCTCCactttgtcacctagctgccaaaGTTTAATTTTAgtaaaatcaaaacataaaataaaaactttctgcTTCTACCAAAGTAGCAGATAATTTAGACTTCTTTGTTTAAGATTCTTAAGGGCAgttagatgatttaaaaaaaggaattttaaaatcctgataaaatatttagaacactTGTAAGTtatgataaaaggaaaataaatatgacaGTCCTTGTATATAGTTGATGTATACGGAAGTAATAGGTGATGAAAGATGAGGAACTAAGGAATCACAGCATTTGGAATAAATCAAAAGGTCTTAGTCTGACTTTTTTTGACTAATCTCTTGCAGAATTTGAGTTGAAgcaattttaaaagttgtttggaGAATATTTGGAGAGAATTGTGCTATTGTGCTTCCTCTAGTTTGCCATTTCACTCTGATTTGTCTACATAATATCTTAAATTTGGCAAAGAAGTGTCATTTCCATGTATAGGTAAAGAAAACATGCTTCATAATGTTCTAgggacttgaccaaggtcatatGGAATTTAAGTGACATAATAGAACTGTTATTATTCTTAATCACCATTTTTTTTACCTTGAGGCCAAATTCTGTGATGAGCAGAACAAAATTTAtacaaaggaagagaaggatgatGCTTTATATTTGAGTTTCTGGAGAACTTATTAAAGtccttatatttttttccttggacaCAGAGGACACCAAATATAAAACCACATTGAGAAAAGTTGAGAGCTAAGCAAAGTCTCCTGACTCTAATCCCAGAGCTCTTTCTATAATAAAACTTCATTAACAATGTGTAAAATATTGGATTGAGtcagaaatagtttttttctcattagaagtAAAAAGTTACCTGGGAGAGAAGCTGTCCCCATGGACCAAAAAAGAACaagaccaattttatttttaaggaattctaaTTGGTTTCAACACAATCAACATATTGGAAGGAGCTGGCTATTCTTTTTACAGATTTTAGAGGAATAAGGtgagtattttaaagtttaattgaaAGGTAGTCTACTGTCATGGGAAGAGTAATGTTGAGTCTGTATTCAAGGAAAGACTGGATCTAAATTGTCAGTCTCACAATTACTAACTTTGTCATTTTGAAAATTTCACTtaattcagcctcagttttcttatcaaggaaataaaggcaaaagacacTCCATATCATATGCCTCCCAGAGTTTTCTTGAGATTTAAATAAGTTGCTATGTCAAatcttttatttgcttatttgaaaTAGAAGTATATACATCAGTAGaataagagtattttattttcatcatttgtattaaaaatgttaagtgAATGAGTATAATTTCATCCCACCTTAGTCAGGTAGACATGGACTATTTCATTGTAGATTAAAGTTCTAATATGTAGGGATAAAGTTTCAGTAAAAAGAACATGAGATCATCAGAAGCATGATTGACCTTCCCTGACCTCCAAAATATCATACACTTTCACAGGATGGAGGGGGATGCTTTGAGATAGGTGagacatttttaattattttttttcaaatcattaaaGTTAGTACTTAACAACGTGAAGATAATGagatattaattttcattttcacctTAGCCCCGCTGTACCAATAGTGTATgtgatgaaataaattattttaataaacttctttaaattattttacacatgGCTTTAATAATCTTTACTTTactgaagatgaaaatgaatcttttaaaaattgtttcatgaAAAGAATTgctaatttttgtaaaacttacTGGGCATTTActcaaagacattttctttttagaaacagAATGTTTTCAGAGATTGAAATGCAcattctttacatatttatttctttagtttGTACCAATACATTCCAACACTGAGATTCTACTAATTTTCTATGACTAAACATGTTAGCCCTCCTAGAGGGATTTCAAAGGGACATTCTTTTAACCACAACCAAgcaattatatttaaatcatcATGAATAGGGGACAGATATTTCTTGATGTAGAAAGTCTTTACATTGAATGTAAAATCATATCTTTAAAACAACCAATTCCACTTTTTAATATATCACTAAATATGATTTAAGGAAGGCAATATATATGAGAGTCCTGTTGACCTTAAGGATCTTTGGAAAAACAGGACccaattcaaaaaaatttattaacttATTAATTTTAAAGAGGTCTCCAAGACAATATAGACTCAATGCCAAATTATTGTACATATATGCCACAAAATTCAAAATCAGGGAAGGTGGTGGTGGGTGAGAATATGGGGGGACCtcaaagaaaactacaaattctgTGAAGCTGtgttaaagagaaaaatcattccaTGCATGGGGAGGTAGAGGGAGAGGGCAGGGAAGTGTGAAAGGAGATAAAGTGTCAGGTAGGATGGATAgtaagaaaatcactttattagaccatatttctaatgaaattatttaCAAGAGTGAAATGATAGAAGTAGGTCAAataatgaaggattttaaatgtgaaataagtgtatattggattttaaaagcaatttaaagaCACTAAAGTTTATTGGGTAGGGTAATAGCAAAGTCAAAAAGTATATTTCATGAAATTATCAATAAGGACTATGCAATTTGAGTCACAAAGCAAAATCTAAATCCATCAGTGTggattgattaattaaaaattattctctctttgtCAGTGGAGGAGAGTCTTGAGAAGACTGACTTTAGACTCCACTTCTGTGATGTATTTGTCACTTCCTCAAAGTCAAGCACTGTTTGAATTGACTTCATATATACTACATTGTCTGACACAGTAAGCACTCAGCAAATAGTCCTTAATTTCTTGAGTGGTGCAATGAAAATTCAGTTGGAAATGCCTTTTGGACTAGCCTATAGGAGCTTTTTCTAACCTCTAAGCTCATTCACATTTCATCAACAATAAAGTAAAGGCAAAGTGGGAAGTTTTGCCAGATTTGAAGGTGATACAAAACAATAAAAGGTAATTTACACAATAAATAACAGTTGGAATCCAAAAATTACTAAATAGATTAAGAAGTAGGCCTATGTGatataatgaaatttaatatCAATGAACATATATTCAAATGTGAATTTCAACATTGAAttcttacagaaaagaaaaatatcagttaCAAAACCAAtagtttgaaaaaatattaaaaagatttcattgaactggaaatttcaaagatttgaacacagaaacaAACTACAAAAGTTCATGAGTTATTGGGAGGGGGATaatgtatttttcaaaaataatgttgtgatcatttttttttttattgcattctaGTAAAAATGCATCTGATCATCTGCtttctgtttttaaaggaaatcagtTTCTGCTTTATGTTGGCAGGTTGGATTTTTAATATGTAGAAGACAACAGTCATTGGGTGAATCAGGTTGGTTGATATTGTATGTTTTTTTGTGAGGGGGGttttctggaaaatatttttgaaattaaagaATTGGACCTAAAAAGCAAAAtcgaagaaaggaggaaaaaggtgtgaaaaataaatttatgaattaaTACCAAGATGAGGGAAGGCAGAAAGTCAGACAAAGTATGTGTGTTGGGAGATTTCTTAACAATAGAGAAAAGACTAAAGATAATCTCAGTATATATATAGTTCCTTCAATGAAAAtccagaaatagaagaaatagcaTGACTGATATTTCAGATGAATGGTGATAAACCCTATCACCTATTATATCCTACTATGTATTGAATTACATGGCTTCTGACATCCCTTATGGCTCTGAAATTGTGTGCCTTTATATTAAGGGATCatacaattaaaatgaatttgaaatcttACAGTATTTCAAGTTAAATACTGCTGATCATGTATCTCTAAACCaaatcaaattattcattttataagaaCAGAGAGTGGTACAAAGAAATATATTGATTTGGTTAATATGAAcatattaattttctcatttggatataaaaagttaaaatggcAGAAACAAATTTCAGCATGGTGGTGGAATTCCTTCTCTTGGGATTTTCTGACCTTCCCAACCTCCAAGGATTTCTCTTTGGGATGTTCTTAATTATCTACACAAGTATCCTGTTAGGAAATAgcctcatcattgtcattaccAAAGTCACTGCTGCTCTCCAAACGcccatgtattttttccttggaaatttttctttcttagaaatcTGTTACACATCAGTGACTCTCCCCAGAATGCTATCAGACTTTTggatccaaaagaaaaatatttcttttctagcATGTGCTCTCCAACTTTGTTTGCTCATTAGTCTAGGAGGCAGTGAAAGCTTCTTCCTGGTTGTGATGGCCTACGATCATTACATGGCTATATGTGAACCACTTTACTATCCTCTCATCATGAACCACAGAAAGTGTCTTTACCTAGTTATTGGTACCTGGATAATTGGAATTCCACTTCAAATAGCACAAACATGGCAGgtattctctttgtctttctgtggaTCTAAGGAACTCAATCATGTTTTCTGTGATATTCCCACATTATTGAAGTTGGCCTGTGGAGATACACCGTTGAATGAGTTATCTGTGTATGTTGGTGCTATAATCTTTCTTACTGTTCCTTCAATGTTGATATTTTGGTCCTACCTCAAAATCATGAAGACCATCCTGAAGCTACCATCTGCCATGGGAAGACACAAAGCCTTCTCCACTTGTTCCTCCCATCTGATAGTTGTGGGATTATTTTATGGGTCTTGTTTTATTACATactaaccaaaaaaattttttttaaaaattttccaaatttaaaaaaatttttttattttttaattttttttttttttaaaaaattggaatttttttttttaaaaaaaaaaaaattttttttaaaatttttttgggtttttttaaacaaaattttttttaaaaaattttttgggtttttaaacatttaaattttttttaaaatttttcccaaaaatttttaaaaaaaaaaaagggtttttggggttttaaaaaaaattttttttttttttaaaaaggggtctttttaaaaaaaaaaattttttttaaagggggaaaatttttttaaaaaattttttggggtttttgaaaatttaaaattttttttttttttttaaaaaaaatttaattttattt of the Sarcophilus harrisii chromosome 6, mSarHar1.11, whole genome shotgun sequence genome contains:
- the LOC100926783 gene encoding olfactory receptor 10AG1-like, whose product is MAETNFSMVVEFLLLGFSDLPNLQGFLFGMFLIIYTSILLGNSLIIVITKVTAALQTPMYFFLGNFSFLEICYTSVTLPRMLSDFWIQKKNISFLACALQLCLLISLGGSESFFLVVMAYDHYMAICEPLYYPLIMNHRKCLYLVIGTWIIGIPLQIAQTWQVFSLSFCGSKELNHVFCDIPTLLKLACGDTPLNELSVYVGAIIFLTVPSMLIFWSYLKIMKTILKLPSAMGRHKAFSTCSSHLIVVGLFYGSCFITY